A region from the Dendropsophus ebraccatus isolate aDenEbr1 chromosome 1, aDenEbr1.pat, whole genome shotgun sequence genome encodes:
- the PANK3 gene encoding pantothenate kinase 3 isoform X1: MAAPSSPHNRRVSEHHPTAAPLLIGRRLSASPYWLQAAWREPLSPSTSCVQRGYDCQNFPVPPGQPLPPARRKETPLAQVSPHSRSSAPVTITTHSQSREETIPPTDMKIKDAKKPSFPWFGMDIGGTLVKLAYFEPIDITAEEEQEEVESLKSIRKYLTSNVAYGSTGIRDVHLELKNLTLFGRKGNLHFIRFPTQDLPTFIHMARDKNFSTLHTVLCATGGGAYKFEEEFRTIGNLELHKVDELDSLVKGLLYIDSVSFNGQAECYYFENASHPEQCQKIPFNLDDPYPLLVVNIGSGVSILAVHSKDSYKRVCGTSLGGGTFLGLCSLLTGCESFEEALEMAATGDSTNADKLVRDIYGGDYERFGLPGWAVASSFGNMIYKDKRESVSKEDLARATLVTITNNIGSIARMCAVNEKINRVIFVGNFLRVNTLSMKLLAYALDYWSNGQLKALFLEHEGYFGAVGALLGLLNFS; encoded by the exons ATggccgccccctcctccccacacaatAGGCGCGTCAGCGAGCATCATCCCACGGCCGCTCCGCTCCTCATTGGTCGCCGCCTCTCGGCCTCCCCCTATTGGCTGCAGGCCGCCTGGCGTGAGCCGCTCTCCCCCTCCACCAGCTGCGTACAGCGCGGATATGACTGCCAGAACTTCCCTGTACCGCCCGGGCAGCCGCTCCCTCCGGCTCGCAGGAAGGAGACGCCATTAGCTCAAGTGTCACCTCACAGCCGCAGCTCCGCTCCAGTTACCATAACCACACATAGCCAGAGCAG GGAGGAGACCATTCCGCCTACAGACATGAAGATCAAGGATGCGAAAAAGCCGT CATTCCCTTGGTTTGGTATGGACATTGGTGGTACCTTAGTAAAACTGGCTTATTTTGAGCCAATTGATATAACAGCAGAGGAGGAGCAAGAAGAAGTTGAGAGCCTAAAGAGCATCCGTAAATATCTGACTTCCAATGTAGCCTATGGTTCTACAGGCATTCGAGATGTCCACTTGGAGCTGAAAAACCTGaccctctttggcagaaaaggaAACCTGCACTTCATCCGATTCCCCACACAAGATCTGCCAACATTTATTCACATGGCAAGAGATAAGAATTTTTCAACACTACATACTGTCCTGTGCGCAACAGGCGGTGGTGCTTATAAATTTGAAGAAGAGTTTAGGACG ATTGGTAACCTAGAACTGCACAAGGTGGATGAACTGGATTCCCTTGTTAAAGGCTTGTTGTACATAGACTCAGTCAGTTTTAATGGCCAGGCTGAGTGCTATTATTTTGAGAATGCTTCACACCCAGAACAGTGCCAGAAAATTCCATTTAATCTCGATGACCCTTATCCTTTACTGGTGGTGAACATTGGTTCTGGAGTCAGCATTCTCGCAGTCCATTCCAAGGACAGCTATAAAAGAGTGTGTGGTACAAG CCTAGGTGGAGGCACTTTCCTTGGTCTCTGCAGTTTACTGACAGGATGTGAAAGCTTTGAAGAAGCTCTGGAAATGGCAGCCACCGGTGACAGTACTAATGCTGATAAATTAGTAAGGGACATATATGGAGGAGACTACGAAAGATTTGGGCTTCCTGGATGGGCAGTAGCATCAAG TTTTGGAAACATGATTTACAAAGATAAACGAGAATCTGTAAGTAAAGAAGATCTGGCTCGTGCTACATTGGTGACCATTACCAATAATATTGGCTCAATAGCCCGGATGTGTGCTGTCAATGAG AAAATAAACAGAGTTATCTTTGTTGGTAATTTTCTCCGGGTAAATACCCTTTCAATGAAATTGCTGGCGTATGCATTGGATTATTGGTCGAATGGTCAACTTAAAGCGCTCTTTCTGGAACACGAG GGCTATTTTGGTGCAGTTGGTGCCCTTCTAGGTTTGCTGAATTTCTCCTGA
- the PANK3 gene encoding pantothenate kinase 3 isoform X2, whose product MKIKDAKKPSFPWFGMDIGGTLVKLAYFEPIDITAEEEQEEVESLKSIRKYLTSNVAYGSTGIRDVHLELKNLTLFGRKGNLHFIRFPTQDLPTFIHMARDKNFSTLHTVLCATGGGAYKFEEEFRTIGNLELHKVDELDSLVKGLLYIDSVSFNGQAECYYFENASHPEQCQKIPFNLDDPYPLLVVNIGSGVSILAVHSKDSYKRVCGTSLGGGTFLGLCSLLTGCESFEEALEMAATGDSTNADKLVRDIYGGDYERFGLPGWAVASSFGNMIYKDKRESVSKEDLARATLVTITNNIGSIARMCAVNEKINRVIFVGNFLRVNTLSMKLLAYALDYWSNGQLKALFLEHEGYFGAVGALLGLLNFS is encoded by the exons ATGAAGATCAAGGATGCGAAAAAGCCGT CATTCCCTTGGTTTGGTATGGACATTGGTGGTACCTTAGTAAAACTGGCTTATTTTGAGCCAATTGATATAACAGCAGAGGAGGAGCAAGAAGAAGTTGAGAGCCTAAAGAGCATCCGTAAATATCTGACTTCCAATGTAGCCTATGGTTCTACAGGCATTCGAGATGTCCACTTGGAGCTGAAAAACCTGaccctctttggcagaaaaggaAACCTGCACTTCATCCGATTCCCCACACAAGATCTGCCAACATTTATTCACATGGCAAGAGATAAGAATTTTTCAACACTACATACTGTCCTGTGCGCAACAGGCGGTGGTGCTTATAAATTTGAAGAAGAGTTTAGGACG ATTGGTAACCTAGAACTGCACAAGGTGGATGAACTGGATTCCCTTGTTAAAGGCTTGTTGTACATAGACTCAGTCAGTTTTAATGGCCAGGCTGAGTGCTATTATTTTGAGAATGCTTCACACCCAGAACAGTGCCAGAAAATTCCATTTAATCTCGATGACCCTTATCCTTTACTGGTGGTGAACATTGGTTCTGGAGTCAGCATTCTCGCAGTCCATTCCAAGGACAGCTATAAAAGAGTGTGTGGTACAAG CCTAGGTGGAGGCACTTTCCTTGGTCTCTGCAGTTTACTGACAGGATGTGAAAGCTTTGAAGAAGCTCTGGAAATGGCAGCCACCGGTGACAGTACTAATGCTGATAAATTAGTAAGGGACATATATGGAGGAGACTACGAAAGATTTGGGCTTCCTGGATGGGCAGTAGCATCAAG TTTTGGAAACATGATTTACAAAGATAAACGAGAATCTGTAAGTAAAGAAGATCTGGCTCGTGCTACATTGGTGACCATTACCAATAATATTGGCTCAATAGCCCGGATGTGTGCTGTCAATGAG AAAATAAACAGAGTTATCTTTGTTGGTAATTTTCTCCGGGTAAATACCCTTTCAATGAAATTGCTGGCGTATGCATTGGATTATTGGTCGAATGGTCAACTTAAAGCGCTCTTTCTGGAACACGAG GGCTATTTTGGTGCAGTTGGTGCCCTTCTAGGTTTGCTGAATTTCTCCTGA